Proteins encoded together in one Chryseobacterium sp. G0201 window:
- a CDS encoding NUDIX hydrolase codes for MEIRDTKNKETLRELIDTKDFVAHVSVDCTIFGFHNNILKVLLLKYHDLDLWSLPGGFVFNDEDLREAAARVLFERTHLKDLFLKQFHTFGRIDRTENNVHQILLNNKGIEVPKDHWIFQRFITVGYCSLIDFSIANTFPDAFNETCEWFEVNKLPQMAFDHDRVIETGLEYLRMNINTEVAASNLLPEKFTMKDLQSLYETILGEKFRRNNFQRKILSLNILERLEKLYDGSANKAPYLYKFKERIYNPTNQYPISNDEDEKL; via the coding sequence ATGGAAATCAGGGATACAAAAAACAAAGAAACTCTTCGGGAACTTATTGATACAAAAGACTTTGTAGCACATGTATCTGTAGATTGTACCATATTTGGTTTTCACAATAATATTTTAAAAGTGCTTCTTTTGAAGTATCATGACCTTGATTTGTGGTCTCTTCCGGGCGGATTTGTGTTTAATGATGAAGATCTTCGTGAAGCTGCAGCCCGTGTTTTATTTGAAAGAACTCATCTGAAGGACTTATTCTTAAAACAGTTCCATACTTTTGGTAGAATTGACCGTACAGAAAATAATGTACATCAGATCTTGCTCAACAATAAAGGAATTGAGGTGCCAAAAGATCACTGGATCTTCCAGAGGTTTATCACTGTGGGTTATTGCAGTTTGATCGATTTTTCTATTGCCAATACTTTTCCCGACGCTTTCAATGAAACCTGTGAATGGTTTGAAGTCAATAAATTGCCTCAAATGGCTTTCGATCATGACAGAGTGATCGAAACAGGTCTTGAATATTTAAGAATGAATATCAATACTGAAGTTGCAGCGAGTAATCTTCTTCCGGAGAAATTTACGATGAAAGATCTTCAATCTTTGTATGAAACCATTTTGGGAGAGAAATTCAGGAGAAATAATTTTCAGCGAAAAATTTTAAGTTTAAATATTCTTGAAAGATTAGAGAAGCTTTATGACGGTTCTGCCAACAAAGCTCCTTACCTGTATAAATTTAAAGAAAGAATTTATAACCCTACTAATCAATATCCTATCTCCAATGATGAAGATGAGAAATTGTAA
- a CDS encoding MFS transporter, producing the protein MNTKLPNISLPLKLTFLIFSMVLNCMGIVILQLSEAKITYEKLGFLESFKDLPIAFISLFAVNFISKIGTKKSLILALTIVGICSTILPFVEVFWFYKLWFAIIGTCFAIGKICVFGIIRNNVSEEKSLAKTMNNVEASFMIGIFVVNTGFGWLISSQFSEYWKFGFLSISILSIITIFLFSKIKIAEPIESDNQGIISELLKLINPSIILFLGVIFFIVFIEQSFNSWLPSFYKNHLKVNSFFALQASSFLALFSYIGRTLTANIIQRFSLSKYYVLCLSLIILVLIIILGLQYFDSDNSMALLFLFPVIGFFLSPLYPVINSKMIAQIDREQANLFTSLIVIFSSLGSSVSSIIMSLLFGKQMLNFYPLYILLAVTVLFTISLIYFRVADKKI; encoded by the coding sequence ATGAATACCAAGCTTCCTAATATTTCACTTCCATTAAAACTTACTTTTCTAATTTTCTCTATGGTTTTGAACTGCATGGGCATTGTAATTCTACAACTTTCGGAGGCAAAAATCACCTATGAAAAGCTGGGTTTTCTGGAGTCTTTTAAAGATCTTCCGATAGCTTTTATTTCACTATTTGCTGTAAACTTTATCAGTAAGATTGGAACTAAAAAATCATTGATTTTGGCGTTAACAATTGTTGGTATTTGCTCTACGATTTTGCCTTTTGTGGAAGTTTTTTGGTTTTATAAGCTTTGGTTCGCGATAATCGGGACATGTTTTGCCATCGGGAAGATCTGTGTCTTCGGAATTATTAGAAATAATGTTTCAGAAGAAAAATCTTTAGCCAAAACCATGAATAATGTTGAAGCTTCTTTTATGATCGGGATTTTTGTTGTAAATACTGGTTTTGGGTGGTTGATTTCCAGTCAGTTTTCAGAATACTGGAAATTTGGATTTTTATCAATTTCAATATTATCAATAATAACCATATTTTTATTTTCAAAAATAAAAATTGCAGAACCTATAGAATCTGATAATCAAGGAATCATTTCAGAATTATTAAAATTAATTAACCCTTCAATTATTCTGTTTTTAGGAGTTATATTTTTTATTGTTTTTATTGAGCAAAGTTTTAATTCATGGCTGCCGTCATTTTATAAAAATCATTTGAAGGTCAATTCTTTTTTTGCATTGCAGGCATCTTCATTTCTGGCACTTTTCTCCTACATTGGAAGAACTCTTACCGCGAATATCATTCAAAGATTCTCTTTATCAAAATATTATGTTTTATGTCTTTCGCTGATTATTTTGGTGTTGATTATTATTTTAGGCTTACAATATTTTGATTCGGATAACTCAATGGCACTTTTATTTTTATTTCCTGTTATTGGTTTTTTCCTGTCGCCCCTTTATCCTGTTATCAATTCTAAAATGATCGCTCAGATCGATAGAGAGCAGGCCAATCTATTCACTTCGCTTATCGTTATATTTTCATCATTAGGAAGCTCGGTAAGCTCAATTATTATGTCATTATTATTTGGAAAACAAATGTTAAATTTTTATCCTTTATATATTTTACTCGCTGTAACTGTGCTTTTTACAATAAGTTTGATATATTTTAGGGTTGCTGATAAAAAAATATAG
- a CDS encoding SusC/RagA family TonB-linked outer membrane protein → MNVRISRSLGMVAVLYFTANFNAQNKTNDTIPKEQKIEEVVMIGYGTQKKSNVTGAISSIKASDIEAVPTGRPEQVLQGRAAGVTVISNSGQPGSVASVRVRGVTSFGAGSNNPLWVVDGIVVDNIGWLNQSDIENIEVLKDGASAAIYGVSAAKGVILVTTKKGAKGRLNLSYNGFYGVGSASKKLDLLNATQYANIINEGFVNDGQAPRYSNPSQYGVGTDWQDVVFNTAERKSHEFSVSGGSDKSTFFSSFGYYEQEGIVMRDISNYKRINARLNSNHKVLDWLTVGQTLSYTHIKNQGINANNEFGGPLSSAINLDPITPVVVTDMSTVDPNGYTNPYIVRDSNGNPYGISKYVNQEMANPLAFQYTQLGKTNWADDIVANVFAEIKPVNHLTFKSALNGKLSYWGNEGFTPLFYLSPTYSNTSKNNLSRETNKKLEWSMENTLTYQNKWGKHNLNVMVGQGVYEYNIGYKETITHSDLPVNNWQDASFNFFLDPSNRSVVASDGIETHKASYFGRIIYDYDNKYLFTGTIRRDGSSKFGPNHQWGTFPAASVGWNVSNENFWPENKIVNSLKFRGGYGILGNDAIEDFLYKSTIVSGSNYNLGNGSASDNVLYSGYAARTLANPDLHWEETAQLNIAADLKLFNNFTLSVDYYEKKTTDILRQVAIPGYVGATNNPYRNIGDMNNTGIEVDLGYKKNWGDFSFSANGNFAYLKNEILRLEDDLKFVNGAGFQSMGAVNRFQIGYPYASFFGYQNAGIFQTQAEIDSYRNADGTLIQPKAKPGDFKRTDVNGDGKITEDDYVYLGNSLPKYTFGLTVNMSYKNFDLMVFGQGQAGNKIFQGLRRLDVQDSNYQTTVLDRWTGEGTSNTTPRMTRADDNQNLTRMSDYYLQNGDFFRIKLVQLGYTLPKDVSKSIGASKIRFYVTGENLVTFTKYTGYDPEIAANDEFGIDRAYYPQARTFLFGANIQF, encoded by the coding sequence ATGAATGTAAGAATATCAAGAAGTTTGGGAATGGTTGCAGTGCTTTATTTTACTGCAAATTTCAATGCCCAAAACAAAACGAATGACACCATTCCTAAAGAGCAAAAAATCGAGGAAGTGGTAATGATCGGTTACGGTACTCAGAAGAAGAGTAATGTGACCGGAGCAATATCAAGTATTAAAGCTTCGGATATTGAAGCTGTACCTACGGGAAGACCAGAACAAGTTCTACAAGGTAGGGCAGCAGGTGTCACTGTTATTTCCAATTCAGGGCAGCCTGGATCTGTTGCTTCAGTGAGAGTTCGTGGTGTCACCAGTTTTGGAGCAGGAAGTAATAACCCATTATGGGTAGTAGATGGAATTGTTGTTGACAATATTGGATGGTTGAATCAATCTGATATTGAAAACATAGAAGTCTTGAAAGATGGAGCCTCTGCTGCTATTTATGGAGTATCTGCTGCAAAAGGTGTAATTTTAGTTACAACTAAGAAAGGAGCAAAAGGAAGACTAAATCTAAGTTATAATGGTTTTTATGGAGTTGGTAGTGCATCTAAAAAATTAGATCTTTTGAATGCAACTCAATATGCAAATATTATTAATGAAGGTTTTGTAAATGATGGGCAGGCTCCCCGATATTCTAATCCATCACAATATGGAGTTGGTACAGATTGGCAGGATGTAGTTTTCAATACGGCAGAAAGAAAATCTCATGAATTCAGTGTAAGTGGCGGAAGTGACAAATCAACATTCTTTTCATCATTTGGATATTATGAACAAGAAGGTATTGTAATGAGAGATATTTCTAATTACAAGAGAATTAATGCAAGATTAAACTCAAATCATAAAGTTTTGGATTGGTTGACTGTAGGTCAAACTTTATCTTACACACATATCAAAAACCAAGGTATTAATGCAAATAATGAGTTTGGAGGGCCTCTTAGCTCTGCAATCAATTTGGATCCTATTACTCCGGTAGTTGTTACTGATATGTCAACTGTAGACCCTAATGGTTATACCAACCCATACATTGTAAGAGATTCCAATGGAAATCCTTATGGTATTTCTAAATATGTGAATCAGGAGATGGCAAATCCCTTAGCTTTTCAATATACACAATTAGGAAAAACTAACTGGGCTGACGATATTGTTGCCAATGTTTTTGCTGAAATAAAACCTGTAAATCATTTAACATTTAAATCAGCTCTCAATGGAAAGTTGTCTTATTGGGGTAATGAAGGCTTTACTCCGTTATTTTATTTAAGTCCAACGTATAGTAATACTTCAAAAAACAACTTAAGTAGAGAAACGAATAAAAAACTTGAATGGAGTATGGAAAATACTCTTACTTATCAAAACAAATGGGGTAAACATAACCTTAATGTAATGGTTGGTCAGGGAGTATATGAATATAATATTGGTTATAAAGAAACTATCACACATTCTGATTTACCAGTTAACAATTGGCAAGATGCTTCTTTCAATTTCTTTTTAGATCCAAGTAACAGGTCAGTTGTAGCCTCAGACGGAATTGAAACTCATAAGGCGTCTTATTTTGGTAGAATTATTTATGATTATGATAACAAATATTTATTTACTGGGACAATAAGAAGAGATGGTTCTTCTAAATTTGGTCCAAACCACCAATGGGGTACATTTCCTGCTGCATCTGTAGGCTGGAATGTTTCAAATGAAAATTTCTGGCCTGAAAATAAAATTGTTAATAGCCTTAAATTTAGAGGAGGTTATGGTATCTTAGGAAATGATGCTATTGAAGATTTTCTATATAAAAGTACAATCGTATCTGGTAGCAATTATAATTTAGGTAATGGTAGTGCAAGTGATAATGTTTTATATAGTGGCTATGCAGCCAGGACTTTAGCAAACCCTGATTTGCACTGGGAAGAAACAGCGCAATTAAACATTGCAGCAGATCTTAAGTTATTCAATAATTTTACATTAAGTGTAGATTACTATGAGAAAAAAACGACTGATATCTTAAGACAGGTGGCTATACCTGGATATGTAGGTGCTACGAACAATCCATATAGAAATATTGGAGATATGAATAATACAGGTATCGAAGTTGACTTAGGTTATAAGAAAAACTGGGGAGATTTCAGTTTCTCTGCTAATGGAAATTTTGCTTACCTTAAAAATGAGATCTTAAGATTAGAAGACGATTTAAAATTTGTTAATGGAGCAGGTTTTCAATCAATGGGTGCTGTTAACAGATTTCAAATAGGATATCCGTATGCATCATTCTTTGGTTATCAAAATGCAGGAATATTCCAGACACAAGCAGAAATTGACTCTTATAGAAATGCAGATGGCACTTTGATCCAACCAAAAGCTAAACCTGGAGATTTTAAAAGAACTGATGTGAATGGTGATGGTAAAATTACAGAGGATGATTATGTTTACTTAGGAAACTCTTTACCCAAATATACTTTTGGTCTTACTGTTAATATGAGTTACAAAAACTTTGATTTAATGGTATTCGGACAAGGTCAGGCTGGAAATAAAATTTTCCAAGGTTTAAGAAGACTTGATGTTCAGGATTCAAACTATCAAACAACAGTTTTAGACCGTTGGACAGGTGAAGGTACTTCAAACACAACTCCGAGAATGACTAGGGCAGATGACAATCAGAATCTTACAAGAATGTCAGACTATTACTTACAGAATGGTGATTTCTTTAGAATTAAATTGGTTCAACTAGGATATACCCTTCCAAAAGATGTGTCTAAAAGTATCGGTGCTAGTAAAATTAGATTTTATGTAACCGGAGAAAATTTAGTAACCTTTACTAAATATACAGGATATGATCCTGAAATTGCAGCAAACGATGAGTTTGGTATTGACAGAGCTTACTATCCACAAGCAAGAACTTTCCTATTTGGAGCTAATATTCAATTCTAA
- a CDS encoding glycoside hydrolase family 30 protein, with translation MKFHNLYSFFLKSTALLFGGVVLLPLTSCKSNLANNGNQVQVWLTKGDQSVKLQQQSPISFVNNSNNIQNIDIDDSQKFQYVDGFGYTLTGGSVEVINRLSPSKRKALLNELFGNDKNSISISYLRLSIGASDLDSEVFSYDDLPEGQTDPSLSKFSLARDKDLISMLKEILAINPKIKIIAAPWSAPVWMKDNGKSKGGSLKPEFYDVYAKYFVKYIQGMQKEGITIDAITPQNEPLHPGNNPSLYMPSDQQKDFIKKSLGPIFKSNNIRTKIVVYDHNCNKPEYVTNILSDSEASQYIDGSAFHLYEGDISALGNVHAAFPNKNLYFTEQWTGAKGTFNEDLNWHTKNVIIGSMRNWSKIALEWNLANDPQYKPHTDGGCTECKGAITVSDSENFTRNVAYYIIAHASKFIPADSRRIASTQTDNLSTAAFITPAGKRILVVQNGAKNEETFNIKYNGKTATVNLSGNSVATYVF, from the coding sequence ATGAAGTTTCACAATTTATATAGTTTCTTTTTAAAAAGTACTGCACTGCTGTTTGGCGGTGTGGTACTTTTGCCTTTAACTTCTTGTAAATCCAATCTGGCGAACAATGGAAATCAAGTTCAGGTCTGGCTTACAAAAGGTGATCAAAGCGTAAAATTACAACAGCAATCTCCGATCAGTTTCGTAAATAACTCCAACAACATTCAAAATATTGATATTGATGATTCTCAAAAGTTTCAATATGTTGACGGTTTCGGATATACATTAACGGGTGGAAGTGTTGAAGTAATCAACCGACTTTCACCATCCAAAAGAAAAGCTTTACTGAATGAACTTTTCGGAAATGATAAAAATTCAATTTCCATAAGTTATTTAAGATTAAGTATTGGCGCATCCGATTTGGATAGTGAAGTTTTTTCTTACGACGATTTACCGGAAGGGCAAACAGATCCTTCTCTTTCAAAATTCAGTTTGGCGAGGGATAAAGATTTAATTTCTATGTTAAAAGAAATTTTAGCAATCAATCCAAAGATCAAGATCATTGCAGCACCTTGGTCAGCTCCGGTTTGGATGAAAGATAACGGAAAATCAAAAGGAGGAAGCTTAAAACCTGAATTTTATGATGTTTATGCTAAATATTTCGTTAAATATATTCAGGGAATGCAGAAAGAAGGAATTACAATCGATGCAATAACTCCTCAAAATGAGCCCTTGCATCCTGGAAATAACCCGAGCTTGTATATGCCATCAGATCAGCAAAAAGATTTCATCAAGAAAAGTTTAGGTCCGATTTTTAAATCAAATAATATTAGAACTAAAATTGTGGTTTACGATCACAATTGTAACAAACCTGAATACGTTACCAATATTTTAAGCGATTCTGAAGCATCTCAATATATTGATGGCTCTGCTTTTCACTTATATGAAGGTGATATTTCAGCTTTAGGTAATGTTCATGCTGCTTTTCCGAATAAAAATTTGTATTTTACCGAGCAATGGACAGGCGCGAAGGGAACTTTTAATGAAGATTTAAATTGGCATACCAAAAACGTGATCATCGGTTCTATGAGAAACTGGAGCAAAATTGCTCTTGAATGGAATTTAGCCAATGATCCTCAATACAAACCTCACACAGACGGAGGTTGTACAGAATGCAAAGGTGCAATTACCGTTTCTGACAGTGAAAATTTCACTAGAAATGTTGCTTATTATATCATTGCTCATGCCTCAAAATTTATTCCTGCTGATTCAAGAAGAATAGCTTCTACTCAAACAGACAATCTTTCTACTGCGGCTTTTATTACGCCTGCGGGAAAGAGAATTTTGGTTGTGCAAAACGGAGCAAAAAATGAAGAAACATTTAATATAAAATATAACGGAAAAACGGCAACAGTTAACCTTTCGGGAAATTCGGTTGCTACATACGTTTTTTAA
- a CDS encoding RagB/SusD family nutrient uptake outer membrane protein, with product MKNKIYKSLLLTLLVGASFSTTSCGTDYIEDVQNKGAFDTDNYFQNEQQSFSALVGVYDILRKYAGGFENTVTFVNAASDDFYAGGGSSTDGAGIQGFSNYSINSIIMPQSYWNNFYQGIARANLLVERIPNATMADNTRKRFVAEAKTLRALYYFELLRMFKNIPLILKTISATDDYYNIPQSDPNAVYAQIEADLLESIPNLPMTVDNQNKGRITQGAARAILGKIYLYNNKKDLAAAQFIEVNGTPGQTSQYGYHLIANYADLWKVDNKFTTESILEVMHTNKGNSDWPFWGQGNDEGNSICIMVGLRSYTLTNVPNNNAPDLVSGWAFNPVTEDLYNFMQNDPRLDATIFNAKKLVQEGKITYSGAYRDSGYFLNKFLPRTADKTNLPGPVELNFRQNYIAIRLADIYLMEAEALNGAGARAQALLDAVRARVGLASVPVSMQAIKDERRRELAGEGHRWFDLVRWGDAPSKLGARGFTAGKNEILPIPFNELTNTALVQNPGY from the coding sequence ATGAAAAATAAAATATATAAAAGTTTATTACTTACACTATTAGTAGGAGCTAGTTTTAGTACTACATCTTGTGGTACAGATTATATAGAAGATGTTCAGAATAAAGGAGCTTTTGATACGGATAATTATTTTCAGAATGAACAACAGTCTTTTAGTGCACTGGTAGGAGTTTATGATATTTTGAGAAAATATGCTGGTGGTTTTGAAAATACAGTAACATTTGTAAATGCGGCTTCTGATGATTTTTATGCAGGTGGTGGTAGCTCTACGGATGGGGCAGGAATTCAAGGTTTTTCAAACTACAGTATAAATTCTATTATAATGCCTCAAAGTTATTGGAATAATTTTTATCAAGGAATTGCACGTGCAAATCTTTTAGTAGAAAGAATCCCCAATGCTACAATGGCAGACAATACAAGAAAAAGATTTGTTGCAGAAGCTAAAACTTTACGAGCGCTTTATTATTTTGAACTTTTAAGAATGTTTAAAAATATTCCTCTGATTTTAAAGACTATTTCCGCAACAGATGATTACTATAATATTCCGCAATCTGATCCAAATGCAGTATATGCTCAAATAGAAGCAGATCTTTTAGAGTCAATTCCTAATCTTCCTATGACTGTTGATAATCAAAACAAAGGTAGAATTACTCAAGGAGCTGCAAGGGCAATTTTAGGAAAAATTTATCTTTATAATAATAAAAAAGATCTTGCAGCAGCACAATTTATTGAAGTTAATGGAACTCCGGGGCAGACTAGCCAATATGGTTATCATCTAATTGCTAATTATGCAGATCTTTGGAAAGTAGATAATAAATTTACGACAGAATCTATTTTGGAAGTAATGCATACAAATAAAGGAAATTCAGATTGGCCATTTTGGGGACAGGGTAATGATGAAGGAAATTCAATTTGTATCATGGTAGGATTAAGATCTTATACTCTTACAAATGTTCCAAATAATAATGCTCCAGATTTAGTATCCGGATGGGCGTTTAATCCTGTAACAGAAGATTTATACAATTTTATGCAGAATGATCCTCGTTTAGATGCTACTATTTTTAATGCTAAGAAGTTGGTTCAGGAAGGTAAGATTACATACTCAGGAGCGTACAGAGATTCAGGATATTTCTTAAATAAATTTTTACCTAGAACAGCTGATAAAACCAACTTGCCTGGTCCGGTTGAACTAAACTTCCGTCAAAACTATATCGCAATCAGATTAGCAGATATCTATTTAATGGAAGCAGAAGCTCTTAATGGTGCTGGCGCAAGAGCACAAGCTCTTTTGGATGCTGTAAGAGCTAGAGTAGGTCTAGCGTCAGTTCCTGTTTCTATGCAAGCCATTAAAGATGAAAGAAGAAGAGAACTTGCTGGTGAAGGTCACAGATGGTTCGATTTGGTAAGATGGGGAGATGCTCCTTCTAAATTAGGGGCAAGAGGATTCACAGCTGGTAAAAATGAAATTTTACCAATTCCTTTCAACGAGCTTACAAACACTGCTTTAGTTCAAAATCCTGGCTATTAA
- a CDS encoding acyl-CoA dehydrogenase family protein, giving the protein MSYYPLTSIPDYYGIDALLTEEHKLIRQSIRDWVESFVMPQIDKAAQDHTDIPGLMRELGKIGALGPYIPVEYGGSGLDQISYGLIMQELERGDSAVRSAASVQSSLVMFPINEFGSEEQKRKYLPKLASGEMIGSFGLTEPNHGSDPGSMETYFKDMGDHYLLNGAKMWITNSPLCDIAVVWGKNEEGKVQGLIVERGMEGFTTPETHNKWSLRASKTGELVFNDVKVPKENLLPGVTGLKGPLSCLNSARYGISWGVIGAAIDCYCTAVQYSKERKQFGKPIGSYQLQQKKLAEFLTEITKAQLLCLQLGHLKNDHKATPAQISMAKRNNVKMAIDIARESRQIIGGMGIMGEFPMMRHAANLESVITYEGTHDVHLLITGMDITGINAF; this is encoded by the coding sequence ATGTCATATTATCCTCTTACAAGTATTCCCGACTATTACGGAATTGATGCTTTACTTACCGAAGAACATAAACTGATTCGTCAATCAATAAGAGACTGGGTTGAAAGTTTTGTGATGCCGCAGATCGATAAGGCAGCACAAGATCATACAGACATTCCGGGTTTGATGAGAGAATTAGGGAAAATTGGAGCTTTAGGTCCATATATTCCGGTTGAGTATGGCGGTTCAGGCTTAGATCAGATCTCTTACGGTCTTATCATGCAGGAATTGGAAAGAGGAGATTCTGCGGTGCGTTCTGCGGCGTCTGTACAGAGTTCTTTGGTGATGTTTCCTATCAATGAATTTGGTTCTGAGGAACAGAAAAGAAAATATTTACCCAAATTAGCTTCCGGTGAAATGATCGGTTCTTTTGGATTAACGGAGCCTAATCACGGTTCAGATCCGGGTTCAATGGAAACTTATTTTAAAGATATGGGAGATCATTATCTTTTAAATGGTGCTAAAATGTGGATCACAAACTCTCCATTATGCGACATCGCTGTTGTTTGGGGTAAAAATGAAGAAGGGAAAGTTCAGGGATTGATCGTTGAAAGAGGAATGGAAGGTTTCACAACTCCTGAAACTCATAATAAATGGAGCTTAAGAGCTTCAAAAACAGGGGAATTGGTATTTAATGACGTAAAAGTACCAAAAGAAAACTTACTTCCGGGAGTAACAGGATTAAAAGGGCCTTTATCTTGTTTAAATTCAGCAAGATACGGAATTTCTTGGGGTGTAATTGGTGCTGCAATTGATTGTTACTGTACGGCTGTTCAATATTCTAAAGAAAGAAAACAATTCGGGAAACCAATTGGTTCATATCAATTACAACAGAAAAAATTAGCAGAGTTTTTAACTGAAATCACTAAGGCTCAATTGCTTTGCCTACAATTAGGACATCTTAAAAACGATCATAAAGCAACTCCTGCTCAAATCTCAATGGCTAAGAGAAACAATGTGAAAATGGCTATTGATATTGCAAGAGAATCCCGCCAGATCATTGGCGGAATGGGTATCATGGGTGAATTCCCGATGATGAGACACGCTGCTAACCTTGAGTCTGTGATCACTTATGAAGGAACTCACGACGTTCACTTATTAATTACAGGAATGGATATTACAGGTATCAACGCTTTCTAA